Proteins encoded together in one Triticum dicoccoides isolate Atlit2015 ecotype Zavitan chromosome 7B, WEW_v2.0, whole genome shotgun sequence window:
- the LOC119335411 gene encoding premnaspirodiene oxygenase-like, giving the protein MAQQELDFTYYYNYLFLATVLLLPFFLLISMFKPREHGGENLPPGPWRLLVIGSMHHLVGALPHHAMRDIARRYNAPLMLLRLGELDVVVASSASAAKEIMKTHDAVFATRPRTATLRAITRDDLGITLTPHGEHWRRLRKLCVSELLSARQVRSLRGCREAKAAALVSSIVSSLSSSSEPVNIRSLLSTYVTDVAVHAVVGERNRELRDEFLKRLNEGVMLAAGFSLADMFPSSRLARAFSGSTRRLEAICHDMSRVIDHIIEDHRTRRSAGAGGEEEDIVAVLLRIQNDGSLHVPLDDGTIRAVITDLVSGGSETTATTLQRAMAELMRSPAALRRAQAEVRGAHIRESCVREEALKKLHYLHLVIKKEMLRLHPVVPFLIPRECLEPCRVLGYDVPKGAMVLVNAWAIGRDSASWGTDAKEFRPERFEEAGDAAVDFRGTNFELVLFGAGRRICPGITFGLAVVELMLASLLFHFDWELPGGGAGGLDMAEELGITARRKGDLWLHATVHVPAPNP; this is encoded by the exons ATGGCGCAACAAGAACTAGATTTCACGTACTACTACAATTACCTCTTCCTGGCCACCGTCCTGCtactccccttcttcctcctcatctccaTGTTCAAGCCACGCGAGCATGGCGGCGAGAACCTTCCCCCGGGGCCATGGCGGCTGCTGGTCATCGGCAGCATGCACCACCTCGTCGGCGCGCTCCCCCACCACGCCATGCGTGACATCGCCCGCCGGTACAATGCTCCTCTCATGCTGCTCCGCCTAGGGGAGCTCGACGTCGTTGTGGCCTCATCCGCCAGCGCGGCGAAGGAGATCATGAAGACCCACGACGCGGTATTCGCCACGCGGCCGCGGACTGCCACCCTCCGTGCCATCACGAGAGACGACCTCGGCATTACCCTTACACCGCACGGTGAGCACTGGCGCCGCCTTCGCAAGCTTTGCGTCAGCGAGCTACTCAGCGCGCGGCAAGTCCGGTCCCTCCGGGGATGCCGCGAGGCCAAGGCCGCCGCCCTAGTCTCCTCCATCGTCTCGTCGCTATCGTCTTCGTCGGAGCCCGTGAACATCAGATCCCTCCTCAGCACCTACGTCACCGACGTGGCGGTGCACGCCGTGGTGGGCGAGCGAAACAGGGAACTCCGAGATGAGTTCCTGAAGCGCCTCAACGAGGGCGTCATGCTGGCCGCCGGGTTCAGCCTCGCCGACATGTTCCCATCGTCGCGCCTCGCACGTGCCTTTAGTGGATCAACGCGCCGGCTGGAGGCGATATGCCACGATATGAGCCGGGTCATAGACCACATCATCGAGGACCACCGCACGAGGAGGTCggccggcgccggcggcgaggaagaagACATCGTGGCCGTGCTATTGAGGATCCAGAACGATGGTAGCCTCCACGTGCCTCTTGACGATGGAACCATCCGTGCCGTGATTACC GATCTGGTTTCGGGAGGTAGTGAGACCACGGCGACAACACTCCAACGGGCGATGGCGGAGCTCATGCGGAGCCCGGCGGCACTCCGTAGGGCACAAGCAGAGGTGCGTGGTGCCCACATAAGGGAGAGCTGCGTCCGTGAGGAGGCCCTAAAGAAACTGCACTATCTGCATTTAGTAATCAAAAAAGAGATGCTTCGACTGCACCCAGTGGTGCCATTTCTAATCCCACGGGAGTGTCTGGAACCTTGCCGTGTCCTTGGCTATGACGTGCCCAAGGGCGCCATGGTGCTTGTCAATGCATGGGCAATCGGGCGGGATTCGGCGAGCTGGGGCACTGATGCCAAGGAGTTCCGGCCAGAGAGGTTCGAGGAGGCTGGTGACGCGGCGGTGGACTTCAGAGGAACGAACTTTGAGCTCGTGCTTTTCGGCGCTGGCAGGAGGATCTGCCCTGGGATAACGTTTGGGCTTGCGGTCGTGGAGCTTATGCTAGCGAGCCTGTTGTTCCATTTCGACTGGGAGCTCCCTGGAGGAGGCGCCGGTGGGCTAGACATGGCGGAGGAGCTCGGGATCACGGCGAGGAGGAAGGGCGACCTGTGGTTGCATGCCACAGTTCATGTGCCGGCTCCTAATCCATAA